GTTTCGCCCACGCCAGAGTTTGATGGACTTGTTCGAGTGTGGGTGCTTCGCAGTAGAGGCGTAATACTGGTTCTGTGCCGCTAAATCGAATCATTAACCAGCTGTTGTCGGCTAGACGGAATTTGTACCCGTCTATTGTCTGACAATCGATGACTGCAAGTCCAGCAATTTCGGTTAAGGGTTGGGTTTGCAGTTGTTGTAAAAGCCGCGATCGCACTTCCATGCTTGCGAGGGGCAAATCTATGCGATCGTATGCTGAGGTGAAACCTGTTTGTGTTTGCAGGTGGCGATAATATTCACCTAAATCCTGCTCTGATTCGACAATCGCCTCTAGGACGTACAATGCTGATAGCAGTGCGTCTCGTTCGGGTATATGACTGCCATAGCCAATTCCTCCTGACTCTTCGCCGCCGAGTAATACTTCTGCGGCTAACATTCTATCTGCTATGTATTTGTAACCTACGGCTGTTTCAAATACTGATAGGTTATGTAATGCTGCTACAAGGGGCATTAAGTCGGAACCGCTGACAGTTTTGACGATTTCACCTTTAAAGCTGCGTCGTCTGGTTAAGTGGTCGATTAATATTGGGATCAATACTTGGGAACTCAAGAAGTTGGCTTCTCCATCCACGGCGGCGATGCGATCGCAGTCTCCGTCAAATACTAACCCTACGGCTAAACCTGTGGGATTGTTTTCTCGGTGGTTTCGGATTACCTCAAATAGTTGAGAAAGGTATTTAGGTAAGGGTTCTGGCGCACCACCACCAAATAAGGGGTCGCGGTTGCTGTTGATTTCTTGGACGCGATCGCCTAATAGTTGGGCTAATCCACCAGCCGCCGCGCCATGCATGACATCGGCAAATACTGTCAGTTTACCTGAGGCAATTGCTTCTCTAATTTTCGCAATATCTACTTTCCCTTCGAGTGCTTGATTGTAACTCGGCCAGGGATTAAATCGCTCTATCTTGCCGGGGTTTGTTACAGGTGACACGCCAACAGACAACAATCCTTCTATCTCTTGGGTAACTTCTGGCGGTACGGAACCACCAAAAGCACCCTTGACTTTTAACCCTAAATATGTTCCTGGATTATGACTAGCTGTAATTACTAATGCTCCTAAAGCATTAAGTTGTTTTGCAGCCCAGCTAAAAGCTGGTGTGGGAGCATAGGTTTCACTGAGGATGACATCAAAGCCGACAGCTATGACAGAATCGGCGACAACGCGAGCAAACTCTTCAGCCATAAATCGGCGATCGTAACCTACTATGATCGTCCGGCTACCCGTCGTAGAAAAATATGTATTGTATAATACTTTTGCGGCAACTGGTGCGACTAAGGCTAGGCGTTCAAAGGTGAACTCATCACCAATAACGCCCCGCCAGCCGTCTGTACCAAACTTGATCGAGTTAGCTACAACTGGCATTGGGGTATCCTAACTTTGTACCTGAGGATTCTACCATTTTTATCTTATCCAAGGTAAAAAAAACATATAGTAAAAGTCAGGAAAATTGCTACTT
The Gloeotrichia echinulata CP02 DNA segment above includes these coding regions:
- a CDS encoding phosphoglucomutase/phosphomannomutase family protein encodes the protein MPVVANSIKFGTDGWRGVIGDEFTFERLALVAPVAAKVLYNTYFSTTGSRTIIVGYDRRFMAEEFARVVADSVIAVGFDVILSETYAPTPAFSWAAKQLNALGALVITASHNPGTYLGLKVKGAFGGSVPPEVTQEIEGLLSVGVSPVTNPGKIERFNPWPSYNQALEGKVDIAKIREAIASGKLTVFADVMHGAAAGGLAQLLGDRVQEINSNRDPLFGGGAPEPLPKYLSQLFEVIRNHRENNPTGLAVGLVFDGDCDRIAAVDGEANFLSSQVLIPILIDHLTRRRSFKGEIVKTVSGSDLMPLVAALHNLSVFETAVGYKYIADRMLAAEVLLGGEESGGIGYGSHIPERDALLSALYVLEAIVESEQDLGEYYRHLQTQTGFTSAYDRIDLPLASMEVRSRLLQQLQTQPLTEIAGLAVIDCQTIDGYKFRLADNSWLMIRFSGTEPVLRLYCEAPTLEQVHQTLAWAKHWAE